The stretch of DNA GGATTTTAAGCTGAGGAAGGGTACTTTTTTTAATGAATAATATATTTCGTTTACGACTCTCTCTTGGTCTGTCATTCTTTTGTCTTATTTCTTTGATTGCCAGCGGATGTTCCAAGCGTCTTGAAGGTGATAAAATCGACAACGAACAACCGATTGTATGGTTTGTGAATGTTCCGGCAGAGAATACCACATTCTCGACCAATCCGATAATCCACTGGGTGGGCCAGGACCGCGATGGTCAGATCCAGTATTACCGTTATGCGGTCATCCGTGAGGATTCAATCGCCAACCGTCTCAATCTTCCATTGCCGCTCAGTTTACTGCAGGTTGACAATTTCAGTCGTGATGTCCTGCCTGCTTACATCGATACCATCTGGAAGTACCTCGATGTCAACCCCCAAGCCGGAGATCCGAAGACAAGCAACATTATTCCGATGTCTGCCGAACTTACCAATCCGGTGACGACCAAGGTTCCGCAATTTGTTTTCATCCAGGCCTTTGATGACGAACTCATGGGCTCACAAATTGCCTTCCGTAGATTTTTGAGGATAGACAATCCCCCAAATACCTTCGTGACAAACTTCAACCGAGCGGATCCAGCGACATTTATCGACTCGAAGTTTCCGTTTGGAATTACTGGTGTCAAGATGAGCTGGCGCGGCACGGATGTATTGGATTATCCCGCCGATCCGCCTCCGTTTGAATTTGAATGGCGTCTCTACGGCCCGTATAACTATAGCGACTCGCTCGCGGATACATCAAGGGACAGAGCCTTTGACAGGATAATGAAAAAGTATGTGCAAAAAGTCTTTGTCACCACAGACGCGAAAGTTTATCGTTTTCGGCAGACCCCGCCCGCGTATTTTGATATCTGCGACACGTTTCCCGACTCGATTTCCTGCCAGAGGATATTCATTGATGCCATTACCGGAAACACTGCCTTTGGAATTATCGATACCCTTTTACTTGTTGATGACACCGGCTTTATAAACGCAGGCTACAACAAGATTGCTGCGAGTTCTTTCGACGGTATAGATCCATGGGTGTCTGACACTCGCGATTCAATCTACAATGTCTTTGAGTCGGACCCGTCGGATGTGACTCGAGATGCCCGATTCATTTTTTGGGTGAGATGCCGTGATGACGCGCTTGTGCCAGATCTCACTCCGGCATTTGTTCATTTTACCGCCGTTGAGGCCAAGTACGAGCGCGATATTGGTATTGTCGATATGCAGAAAGCGTCAACAGACAACGGGATAATTAATCACAATTCGATTGATTCTCTAAAGTTTGTCCGAAACTACTGGTCATCGACTATACGCCAATGGAATCTTGACTCAAATCCCGGTGCATCAGCTGTAGAATTTGACAGCTTGAAGGACTATATACGCCCGAACACTGCCCAAGGTTTTACCATCACCTTAAAACAGCTTCTGTCATATAAAGTATTGATTCTTTACAGTGACGACTCGAAGTCGTCTCAGCTGACCGCCAACATTGTCAAGAATTTTCTTCCGCAAGCGTTGCAGGCAGGTGTCAATGTTTGGATAATGGGACGTTCATTGCTCGAAGGCTCAAGTTCGGGACCTGTCGGTCTCCCTCCAAAGTCTCTCGTTCCAATTATCTGCGACCTAAAGTTTCCGAATTATTCGTTCTATTTCGGGGCGATTTCGATGGTCTTCACGGGTTGGGATTATTGGGCAAGAAATACGCCTATTGGCACTGCTAATGTCAGAATTGAAGATTTTGTTGGTGCGTATAGTTTAAATCCTAACAAGTGGCCTGACTTAAAGGTGGACACGCTTAAACTCGAGAATAGATACAAATGGTCGAAGGCACCCGGTAGTTTTCCTCTCTTCCGCCGTCCGAACGGGCCGGATTCAGGCAAGATGATTGTCGGCGCGTTGCCGGAGGTCGGTTGGACAGTTCGAGATTTCCGGACTGAAATATCACACCTTTACAAGTCAAAATATGGAGCGTCACATATTCTTCCCTATCCCGAATACGTTTTCGACGGTACACCGGTGGCATTCCGACTGGATCGCGGATTCTTCCGAACGGCCCACTGGAACTTTACCCCGTATTCCCTTGAGACCGATTCCTCTCAGAAAGTTGTAGGGGAGATGCTCACTTGGCTCTACGCGCCGAAAGCTCAGGCCAGCCCTGATGACTTCACCTCGGGTCAATACTCGACCAGCGCAAAATACCCTGTCTCAGCTGATGAGATGAGACAGCGTTACTGGAAGCTGTATGACGATAAGTCCAAGAACGCAGAGGATGTCACCTACGGAGTGCCAATCAAATAATTGAGACACTTTGAATTGATTTCAAAACGAGACTGATTACTCAGTCTCGTTTTTTTATTGTCTGAGTTGGGCTTTGATTTCCATTAGGAGCGAATCATTGGGAAATCGTCTCAAAGATTCGTTGAGAACCGAGTCGGCCATTAGATTTTCTCCTGTTGAGACTAATCCGCTGATCAGATTTACATATGCTGCCGAAAGCAGTGAATCATACGCTATCGCCTGTCTGCTGTATGATACGGCATCGGAGAATCGTCCCTGACGTCCAGAAATAAAACCAAGCTGAAAATAGACTTTGGCCTTCTCGATGGAAAACTGAGACCGAATTTTGAAGAAATCAGGCTCGCTCATACGAAAATCATTTTCAAGCGGCGGCGGTGTGACAGCGAGCGACGCGTCGAGTATCTCTCTCGCGAAATCCAAAACCTGCGATGCTGTAAGTATGGCTGCGGCTTCGTTTATCAGTTGAAGATTTGAGTCAGTGTCTTGGATAGCGTCTTTGGTGATAGACATAAATGAGTCCACCGGCTCTGTGGCGGCGGCAATCCTCAGCCTTATGTTTTGCGCAATAGGATCATACGGTCGCAAGAGCAGAGCCTGCTCGATTATCCGTTTGGCTTCGGCCGTTTTGCCTCCAATGAGAGAAAGGGAGGCGAGATTTATATAACTCTTTCCGCGCAATGGATTGGTGCGGCGCTCTCTTTCGTAGTAGAACCGCGCAGAATCGGTATTATTGAGACGGAAATGCACGTTGCCCAAATTGAAATTAGCCTCGGGAATTGTTGAGTCGATCTGTAGAGTTTGACTGAAATATGTGAGAGCCTGTTGATACTCTCCTCTGTTGTAGTGAAATAGTCCCTTTGTGGTTTGTAGAAGACCGACATGCGAGTGCGCGGAGATCTTTATGGGAAGCCAGGAGGTCGCCAAAGCCAGGATAAAGGCGGCGGCGTATTTCCAATGTGATCCGAATAGGCGGAATCGGCTTTGAAACATCGCTTGGATTGCAATGGCCGCAAAAATAAAATAAAAAGGGAGGAGAGGAAGCCGAAATCGGCTGGTAATAAAGAAAAGAGACCCGAGGGCTATGAATAAACCCCACCACAGCACAAGTAACCGAGCTTGCCTGCGGTCCTTATAGGTAATGACTATTCCCAGCACAGCGAAAGGGAAGATAAGCCCGAATCGAAGCGGGTTTGAAGTCAGAAGAAAAATGCCGGCAAGTTTCGGTTCGCCCACTCGGTTGTTTGCGATCTCCCGGTTACTAAAATTGAGGAGAAGTTTTTTTGCCGTGAGTTTAAAAAAAGAAAACGGATTTTCAAAAATCCACTGGAATGCGCGATCTGTCCAGTAGTCGGATACTTTGCCGGGGGATAATTTTTCGCCCAATGTTTTCTCGGCAAAGAATGCGATATCAGCATATTGCCAGTTGAAGCCAAGCGGCTCGGGGAGGAAGGCGGATACTCCGTCGGCAGTTTCATTGTTTCCAATAAAAAAGTTAATCCCCCCTTGCGAGGCGATAAGCACAGATTCATCGCCTACAAGACGATTTCGGAGTGTCACCGGACCAATAACAAGCAATGCGGCGAGCGCCAACACGGCAAGATTCATGAGAGTCTCGCGCCGAGTGCCACTAAGGCGGATAACGAGAGTTGCCAGGAGCGGAAGAAAAAGAAGCGCTGTCGGTCTGGTCAGTGCGGAAAGAGAAAAGAGCGCGGACACCAAAAACAATAATTTCTGTGACGGCTTTTCTCTCCAGTTGAGAATCTGAAAAAAGGCAATTTGCAATAGAAGCACGAAAAGGGGATCCGCGAGCAATTCGGATTCGAAGTAGAGCATTGCCGGATAGAAGGCATGGATCATAGCCGCAATGAGACCCACAGTGCGCGAGGAAAGCTTCTCGCCCAAGCGAAATGTCATGTAAACTGACGCAAGGCCGATAGCCAGGCCAAGGAAGCGGGCAGCCCATAACGATGGCTCAATCAGCGCATAGAAAAAGGCCAGAACAAATGTATAGAAAGGCGCTCGGAAATATGTCGTTTCGCCAAAAATATTCCCTCTCGCAATCGTCTGAGCCCAGTTGTGGTAGTAGTAGTTATCAATAGTCAGTTGATCCCAATCAGGAAGGCCCTGATAGAGGTAGAGATAGAGCAGGCGAACACAAGCCGCGAGACCTAATACGAGAAATAGAGGGTAGGTTTGTTTGCTCGGATGGAATTTCGAAAAGGTCATCGGCCAAATATAGCATGACACAATTAATTACAGGCAAAAAAGTGTTTTATTTATCTGCATTTGGGTGCATGGTAATACTGCATCCTGATAACTGGCAATTGTCAACTACAGTTTACGGACGACTTGACTACGTGCTGCTTTAAGCTCATGGCTTTGATGGGGATAGAATATTTACTAAAAAGTGTTATGACCTGAGTTGCAGAGTTATGTAGCCATTAAGTCACGGCATATCCTTTGCTCTTTGACTCCTTGTTGAAATGAATGGAAGGAGTCAGGTGCGATTTCATAAAGTCCGACAGAGTTTACTGACTCTCAATGTTCTTTTGTTAATGTTTTTTCCCTCATTTTCTTTCGCCAATGATCGCATTCACGAAAGCTTATCCTCGTTAGCTGGCAATCTCCAAGCCGCTGACAGTTTAGTTGATGTTCTAATTTTCCTGGATACCAAAGAAACTGAGGCTGCCGTTTCCAAATCGCTCCAGCGTCCAAACATAAGCCGACATACAAGAATACAATCCGTCATTACAAGTCTCACTTCGGTAACTCCGACAGATCGTAGAGAAGTGGAAGATTTCTTAAACAGCATCTCCAGTTCGCCAGTTCAGTTATACTGGATAGCGCCTTGTTACACAGCAACTATTCCGGCAAGTTCGCTTGGAAAACTCTCGACCATGAGCGCCGTGACATTGATAATACCAAATCTTGGTATCGACTTTATCCCGGTGGTGGAAAGCTCTCCCGCTCCACAGTCTGTTTCGACAATAGCCTCCGAGCTCAATGCTATGGGCGTTCCTCAACTTTGGCAGCGGGGCCTGACTGGCAAAGGTCGGTTAGTCTGTTCATTCGATACCGGAGTCGAAGGTGCCCATCCGGCATTATCATCAAAATGGCGTGGAAGACATAGTACTCTCTCCTCCTCCTGGTTTTCCAGTGTCTCACCAGACAGCCTGCCATCAGACAAAGTCGGCCATGGAACGCACACGATGGGAATAATGGTGGGTTCGGCATCAGCCGATTCTTTTGGAGTTGCCCCCGGCGCCGAGTGGATTTCCGCCGCGGTAATTGATCAGGGACGCCCGCTCGGTACGACTGTAAGCGATATTATTGCCGCATTTCAGTGGTCTCTCAATCCGGATGGAAATATCTCCACAACGAATGATGTCCCCGATGTCATTCTCAACAGTTGGGGTATCCCGACCGGCCTCTTTGGTCCCTGCGACCAAACGTTTTGGTCTGTTATTGATAATGTTGAAGCGGCGGGAATTGTAACAATTTTCGCGGCCGGAAACGAAGGACCAAATCAAAAAACTATCAGAAATCCAGCGGACAGAGGAAGCAGTCCAACCAACTCATTCTCGGTCGGCGCGATTGATCTCGGCAATGTCGTCGCAAACTTTTCAAGCCGCGGTCCATCGGCCTGCGATCCGACACATATCAAGCCCGAGTTGGTTGCTCCGGGTGTGGTTGTCCGTTCTTCGACCAAGGGCGGCGGGTTTGCTTTTATGAGCGGAACATCGATGGCCGCTCCGTATATTGCTGGTCTGGTGGCGCTGTGCCGCCAGTACAATCCCGACGCAACAGTTGACGAAATAAAACAAGCGTTAATAAATGCCGCAAATGACCTCGGGCCTGTAGGTGAAGACAATGCCTACGGATATGGGTTGGTCGACGCGTCCCGCCTGCCTGACTTTCTTTCAGCGCCGAGTCGAGCGGAATTTTCGGTGGCAGGACAAATTGTCAACGGAGATGGCGTCGCCTCGCCGGGCGAACTGATCGGACTTACCCTGTATCTTACGCAAAACTTCTCTTTGAATGCCTCAGTTCAAGGTCGTTTGAAGCCCCGCACGGCGGGTAATGTCGCCGTTATCAATCAGCAGTCAGGATTCATTTTCGGCGAAGGCGGGGTAACGGCAATGAATGCTATACCATTTACACTGATGATCAACGAATCGGTGCCGAATGGGGCTTCAGAAAGTTTGGTACTTTATGTCGAGACGACCGATGGATCTGTCATTGATAGTGTCGAGTTGATATTAACCGTTGGATTTATTCCTCCCGGTCCAAATGTGTCACACGCTGGGACTGCTGTCAGATTTTCAGTCTCAGGATTTGGGCAGTACGGCCTGGCATACGGCTCGATTTACAATCTCAATGGCGAAGGTTTTTGTTTCGGGAATTCTGAGAATCTACTCTATGAATCCGGTTTGATAGTGGGCAGGAGCGCACTTCAGCTATCATCGGCAATTCGCAATAGTCAGGGTTCATTTACTCCTTCCGATTTTGCGCCCATCGGCGAATTCAGTCAGAGCCAAACAGTCGGAGAACTTCGCTACACTGTTGGTTTCGATGACCGACGCTCGTCAATTCCCCTTCCGATAACCATCTCGCAGGAGACAATTAGTTATTCCAGCTTTGAGGATAATAGCATCGTCATAATGAACTACACATTGACGAATAAGACGTTGGAACGTCTGACTAACCTCCGCTTCGGTTTTTTAAACGATTTTGATTTGCCCGGCGCAAATAAGGCATACCTTGACGAGGTCGAAGGCTTTATTTATCAGCATGGTGAGGGTGGCGCATTTATTGGTTTGGTTGCGCTAAAAAATGTCAATTCGTTCACCAGCATTTCCAATGTGACTGGCAAAACAGGCTTCACAAAGACCCAGCAGTTCAGCCTTATTTCCACGAATGTCAACAATGTCGACAGTTCGCTCTCGGGCGATCTGCTTTTCATCGCGGCCTCAAATTCCATAACCCTTGAACCTCGGGGAAATACTGAAGTTGCTTTTGCGCTCATTGCCGGTGACAATCTCGGACAACTCTATGAGAATATGGCTCGGGCAAGGGCGAAGTATGATATTGCGACAGGAATCGAAGACGACCCGGATGTTTTGCCGCAAAGCTTCAGCCTCGAGCAGAACTATCCCAATCCGTTTAATCCATCGACGACAATATCGTTTGGACTTTCTGAGAGAAGTCATGTTTCCATCAGGGTCTTCAACATTCAAGGTCAGACGGTCAAGACCTTGACTTCAGGAGAACTTGGCCCGGGTAGCCATTCAGTCCTCTGGGATGCCACAAATGATCGGAATGAACCGGTATCCACGGGAATCTATTTTTATCGACTGGACACTAATTTTGGGGTCGAGACCCGTAAAATGGTTCTTTTAAGATGAACGCTTTTCCGTATATTCATTGACAAGGCTGAAGTGATACTTAACTACACGATGAAAAAAATAATTCATGCGATACAAAGGATAACAAGGATGAACAATCCAACTCGTTCTCTTGCGGCTGTCGCAGGGATCATTCTCTGTGTTCTGACGGCTGCTGCTGTCAATGCCGTTTCTCCTACCGATGAAGCAATCGCGATTTGGAAAGCACAGGGGATCTATGAACAAAAGATAGCGGATTGGAAGGCGTTCAAGGAGGCTGGGGGATGCGCGCCCGGTGACCACTCTCTTTTCAGCAGAGAGAGAATACTCGCCAAAATGGCGCTTGGGGTTGACTCAGTGGAGACGGTCTATGTCCCGGTAATCCTTGTTGATTTTGTTGACTATAAATGGAACGACAGCACATATGTGTTGGACGGCCAAACCAAACTTTCCACCCGAGTCTACGGCACGCCGTCGATGTTTGAATCTCTGCTGTTTTCGATCAAGGGCTCACCCGAAAGCAACCCGACGGGTTCAATGACCGATTTTTATATGGAAAACTCAAATGGCAAATTCTTTATGATTGGCGAAGTTCATGGTTGGTACACCATGGACAAGCCCTATTCATATTACGTCGGCACCAACAGTGGACTTGGTGGTACCGGCTCGGTGCTTGCACGGGAAGCTATTGACTCAGCCGACACTCACGGAGTGGATTTCAGTAGATATGACAACAACAATAACAATACCGTTGAGGGAGTTATCATCGTCCATGCCGGACCCGGCGCCGAGACCGGTCAGTGGGGCATTTG from Candidatus Zixiibacteriota bacterium encodes:
- a CDS encoding glycosyltransferase family 39 protein, encoding MTFSKFHPSKQTYPLFLVLGLAACVRLLYLYLYQGLPDWDQLTIDNYYYHNWAQTIARGNIFGETTYFRAPFYTFVLAFFYALIEPSLWAARFLGLAIGLASVYMTFRLGEKLSSRTVGLIAAMIHAFYPAMLYFESELLADPLFVLLLQIAFFQILNWREKPSQKLLFLVSALFSLSALTRPTALLFLPLLATLVIRLSGTRRETLMNLAVLALAALLVIGPVTLRNRLVGDESVLIASQGGINFFIGNNETADGVSAFLPEPLGFNWQYADIAFFAEKTLGEKLSPGKVSDYWTDRAFQWIFENPFSFFKLTAKKLLLNFSNREIANNRVGEPKLAGIFLLTSNPLRFGLIFPFAVLGIVITYKDRRQARLLVLWWGLFIALGSLFFITSRFRLPLLPFYFIFAAIAIQAMFQSRFRLFGSHWKYAAAFILALATSWLPIKISAHSHVGLLQTTKGLFHYNRGEYQQALTYFSQTLQIDSTIPEANFNLGNVHFRLNNTDSARFYYERERRTNPLRGKSYINLASLSLIGGKTAEAKRIIEQALLLRPYDPIAQNIRLRIAAATEPVDSFMSITKDAIQDTDSNLQLINEAAAILTASQVLDFAREILDASLAVTPPPLENDFRMSEPDFFKIRSQFSIEKAKVYFQLGFISGRQGRFSDAVSYSRQAIAYDSLLSAAYVNLISGLVSTGENLMADSVLNESLRRFPNDSLLMEIKAQLRQ
- a CDS encoding S8 family serine peptidase; the encoded protein is MEDFLNSISSSPVQLYWIAPCYTATIPASSLGKLSTMSAVTLIIPNLGIDFIPVVESSPAPQSVSTIASELNAMGVPQLWQRGLTGKGRLVCSFDTGVEGAHPALSSKWRGRHSTLSSSWFSSVSPDSLPSDKVGHGTHTMGIMVGSASADSFGVAPGAEWISAAVIDQGRPLGTTVSDIIAAFQWSLNPDGNISTTNDVPDVILNSWGIPTGLFGPCDQTFWSVIDNVEAAGIVTIFAAGNEGPNQKTIRNPADRGSSPTNSFSVGAIDLGNVVANFSSRGPSACDPTHIKPELVAPGVVVRSSTKGGGFAFMSGTSMAAPYIAGLVALCRQYNPDATVDEIKQALINAANDLGPVGEDNAYGYGLVDASRLPDFLSAPSRAEFSVAGQIVNGDGVASPGELIGLTLYLTQNFSLNASVQGRLKPRTAGNVAVINQQSGFIFGEGGVTAMNAIPFTLMINESVPNGASESLVLYVETTDGSVIDSVELILTVGFIPPGPNVSHAGTAVRFSVSGFGQYGLAYGSIYNLNGEGFCFGNSENLLYESGLIVGRSALQLSSAIRNSQGSFTPSDFAPIGEFSQSQTVGELRYTVGFDDRRSSIPLPITISQETISYSSFEDNSIVIMNYTLTNKTLERLTNLRFGFLNDFDLPGANKAYLDEVEGFIYQHGEGGAFIGLVALKNVNSFTSISNVTGKTGFTKTQQFSLISTNVNNVDSSLSGDLLFIAASNSITLEPRGNTEVAFALIAGDNLGQLYENMARARAKYDIATGIEDDPDVLPQSFSLEQNYPNPFNPSTTISFGLSERSHVSIRVFNIQGQTVKTLTSGELGPGSHSVLWDATNDRNEPVSTGIYFYRLDTNFGVETRKMVLLR